TAGTTTGGCGCGTCGGGGGCGAGAAGCGCCAGGGATTCGATCCCTGAAATTCTTTGCGTCGGGATCAAGAGGAACTGCGTCGCGCCGCGAATGTCCTTCAAGATCACATAGCCGCGCGCGACACCGTGCGTGAGATCAACGCGGACGCAAGGTGCGGGATTGCGATGGGCTTCCTGGTTCGGCACGCATTTATTATGCGCGATCGTCCATAGAGCATTGCGACCTTGGAAGATCGGCAAGAAGTGATAGGCAGCGAAACCGCCGCCGGCAAAGAGCACGACGACGGCGACGCGCAGTGGGACATGCCGATCTAAACTAAAAATGGGCATTGCTCAGGTCAGATTTTAGCGCCATGGCCGACGAACCCGACCATGATCTCTCGCTCACCAGACCGCCCCCTCAATGCCCGCCGGCTCTATCCGCCGCCGCGTGCTTGAGATCCCGGCACATATCCGTCGCGACTTTCTTCTGATTTTCTGTCAATACCTTGTCGGCGGCCAGCGCCGCCTTCATTTTAGGCATTTCAACGAGCTTCGCATCCGGAAGCTCCAGGATGAAAACGGTGAGCGCGGCGATCATGCCCCGCAATTCATCAATCTTCTCTTCCAAAGCCTTCACATCTTCGGCCATGATCGTCTCCACGGCAAATGGTCTTGCTAGACTTCTACGCTTTTTCGCGGAGACGGCATAGATCCAGAACGCGAGGCCATTCGCTTTGCCATCTGATCACGATCAGCGTCGATGCAACACCGCGCTTTGCGGCAAACGATTTTGCCAACCATGCCTTTCGAGCTCCGGATCGAGATGCTCCTCCTCCGGCCAGCCGATGCAGAGATAAGACACGAACTGCCACTCGCTCGGCACTTCGAGAATTGCCGCAATCTCGCCAGGATCGAGGATGGAGACCCAGCCGACGCCGAGTCCACGGGCGCGGGCCGCGAGCGCCAAATTTTGGACCGCGCCGACAACCGAATAGGCGAGCGTCTCCGGCATGGTCAGGCGACCGAGACCATGCCCGGCGCTCGGCGCCCGATCGCAAAAGACGGCGAGGTGGACCGGCGCCTCGCAAAGGCCCGCCAGTTTGAGCCGTGCATAGAGCGCCGCCTCCTCGCCTTCGTAGGTCGACAGCGCGGCGGTATTGCAGCGGTTGAAATTGTTTATGACAGCCTTGCGGCGTTCGCCATCTTCGACGCAGACGAAACGCCAGGGCTGGCTGTGCCCGACGGAGGGCGCGAGCGTCGCCAGCGCGACGAGTTCTTCGATCACGGAAATGTCAACACGATCGCGGCGAAAACGGCGAACATCGCGACGCCATCGGAAAAGTGCTGTCAGCAGCGCAGCGAAATCTTCATCGAAACGCGGCGGCGCGGTATCATGACCCTCTGCATCTTGCTTGCGAGCCTCCGCAGGCGGCACCGATTGCCGGGTCACGAGCGGCCGGCTCCGGCTGCAAAAGACCATGATTCTGTCATGCGGGCCTTCGACTCCTGAGCAAAAGGTATGAAGCCAGTCTATCGATCTTGGCATCGAAGAGCAAAACGGCCCTTGTCAGGCAGAGGCGTCCGTTGCAGAGCCGCGCCCTTGCCGCGGTAATTATGATGGAAGAAAGGGGATCTTCAGCGATTTCGCCCATGATACGCAACGCACGCGCCACCACTTCCGCAAGCCTGCATATTAAGCGGCGGTCCGAATTCATCGTAACCATGTGAGGGGAAAATGCTTCAGTTGCAGGATTTCATCAATTTCGACCGATATCTCACGCCGTCGATCATACGGATTTTCTATCTGCTGCAATTGGCCTTGATCGCGCTCTTCGGCATTTCCAATATTTTTGCCGCGCTGATCGCGATGACGCATTTCTTCTTTTACGGCCTGGTCTGGCTCGCCGGAACGGTGATTGGTGCCGTGATCGCCGCGATCGCGGCGCGCATCGTGACCGAGATCATCATGGTGCTGTTTCAAAACAACGAACATCTCGCGGTGATCCGTGCCCGTGCCGAGGGACATTGAGCCCTGGATGCTGCTCAGCCGAACACCGCAACCGGGTCAGCCCTCTAAGCTGCGACCCAACGACCGCGATGATCCAGTGACGACGCCGCGCGCGCGCGCCGCAACTGCGGCAGGGTTTCGGCATCCGGCCGCGCCGCTTCTCCATCATCGAAAAGCAGCGCCATAGTGAAGGCATCGACGAAATCTGCTCCACGTCGGACAAACCGCCGGTGCCGCCCTTCGATCTCGAATCCAAATTTCCGATAGAGGCGCATGGCAGCCTGATTGTCGCTGAACACGGTCAGTTGCAGTCTCTGCAAACCCACGAAGACTCGCGCGGTGGCGATCAGCATATGCATCAGGGCCGCGCCAATTCCGCGTCCTTGAAAGGTCTTGCGGACACCGAGAATGACCCAGCCAAGATGGCTCTGCGCATCGGCCATCGTGTATAAGCCGGCAAATCCGACGATCTCGCCGTTCGAGACGGCAACGATCTCAAATCTTTTCGCGGCGGCGATCCCGTCGAGCCAAATCCGCATCTCCGCGCATGATGCGAAGGGCGCGCGCACCGAAGCATTGTGCAAGAAATTCTCTTCATTGAACAATTCGAGCAGGCCGCGATCATCCTGCGCGCCGCGCGGGCGGAAAATAAGATCGTCTTTCCGAATTGATTTGGACGCCATAGCAATCTCCGCGGCGCGCCTGCCATGGGCGAGATTGGGCGCCGGCCGGCTCGCCATTCTTGCGCGCACACTCATCTCATGCAGAGCGACCGGTATCTCCCGCGATCATGTGACGCCGGTCGACGCCATTCAGGATCTTTCCCGGTCAGAACATCACGCGAATCTTACTTGAGCCTTGCGCCGTCGCGGCGCGTGTTCCTTGCCGCCGGGTTCCTATGCTTGGAAGCATGGTCTCACCAATCGCTCTGCCTGGAACATGCGTGGGCGGGCCTGCCGCACCTAGAGCATGTTCCAGAAAAGTTGGTAGACTTTTCCATTCTTTTAGGCATCGGATATATCCGAGTTCTGATTTTCAGACATCGGATATATCCGATGTCTCATTGATGAGAACATCCTCAAGCTTATTGATTTTGATAGTTTTTCCTCTCGACTGGATGATTCCATCCGGTCGAGAAACGCTCTAATTCGCAAATCTGAAATGCATCACATCCCCGTCGGCGACGACATAGTCCTTGCCTTCGAGACGGAGCTTGCCCGCCTCGCGGGCGCCAGCCTCGCCGCCGCCGGCGATGTAATCTTCATAAGCTATGGTCTCGGCGCGGATGAAGCCCTTCTCGAAATCGGTATGGATGACGCCCGCGGCCTGCGGCGCCTTCGTGCCGACGGAAATGGTCCAGGCGCGGGCCTCCTTGGGACCGACCGTGAAATAAGTGATGAGCCGCAGCAGCGCATAACCGGCGCTGATGACACGGTTCAGCCCCGGCTCGGCGAGACCGACGGCTTCGAGATAATCCTTCTGCTCAGCCGATGGAAGGACCGCGATCTCGCTCTCGATCTTGGCCGAAACCACCACCGCGACGGCCCCTTCTTCGGCCGCACGTTTTCGCACCTCCGCCGAAAAGCCATTGCCGCCATCGGCCGCGGCCTCCTCGACATTGCAGACATAGAGCACCGGCTTCGAGGTCAGAAGACCGAGCCCTTGAAAGCTTTTCATCTCTTCCGGCTTCACCGCGACGAGCCGGGCCGGCTTGCCGTCACGCAGCATGGCGAGGCAACGGCCCATCAGATCGGAGATTTCTTTCGCCTCCTTGTCGCCGCCCTTCGCTTTCTTCTCCAAAGGGACAATGCGCTTCTCGAGACTTTCGAGATCGGCGAGCATCAACTCCGTCTCGATGATCTCTATGTCGTCGAGCGGCGCGATTTTTCCTTCGACATGCGTGACGTCGGAATCTTCAAAACAGCGCACGACATGCGCGATGGCATCACATTCGCGGATATTCGCCAAAAATTGATTGCCGAGGCCTTCACC
The window above is part of the Methylovirgula sp. HY1 genome. Proteins encoded here:
- a CDS encoding GNAT family N-acetyltransferase; protein product: MASKSIRKDDLIFRPRGAQDDRGLLELFNEENFLHNASVRAPFASCAEMRIWLDGIAAAKRFEIVAVSNGEIVGFAGLYTMADAQSHLGWVILGVRKTFQGRGIGAALMHMLIATARVFVGLQRLQLTVFSDNQAAMRLYRKFGFEIEGRHRRFVRRGADFVDAFTMALLFDDGEAARPDAETLPQLRRARAASSLDHRGRWVAA
- a CDS encoding DUF4282 domain-containing protein, whose amino-acid sequence is MLQLQDFINFDRYLTPSIIRIFYLLQLALIALFGISNIFAALIAMTHFFFYGLVWLAGTVIGAVIAAIAARIVTEIIMVLFQNNEHLAVIRARAEGH
- the bluB gene encoding 5,6-dimethylbenzimidazole synthase, encoding MVFCSRSRPLVTRQSVPPAEARKQDAEGHDTAPPRFDEDFAALLTALFRWRRDVRRFRRDRVDISVIEELVALATLAPSVGHSQPWRFVCVEDGERRKAVINNFNRCNTAALSTYEGEEAALYARLKLAGLCEAPVHLAVFCDRAPSAGHGLGRLTMPETLAYSVVGAVQNLALAARARGLGVGWVSILDPGEIAAILEVPSEWQFVSYLCIGWPEEEHLDPELERHGWQNRLPQSAVLHRR
- the ychF gene encoding redox-regulated ATPase YchF, whose product is MGFKCGIVGLPNVGKSTLFNALTQTAAAQAANYPFCTIDPNVGDVAVPDSRLEKLAAIAHSKEIIPTRLTFVDIAGLVRGASKGEGLGNQFLANIRECDAIAHVVRCFEDSDVTHVEGKIAPLDDIEIIETELMLADLESLEKRIVPLEKKAKGGDKEAKEISDLMGRCLAMLRDGKPARLVAVKPEEMKSFQGLGLLTSKPVLYVCNVEEAAADGGNGFSAEVRKRAAEEGAVAVVVSAKIESEIAVLPSAEQKDYLEAVGLAEPGLNRVISAGYALLRLITYFTVGPKEARAWTISVGTKAPQAAGVIHTDFEKGFIRAETIAYEDYIAGGGEAGAREAGKLRLEGKDYVVADGDVMHFRFAN